A single window of [Clostridium] hylemonae DSM 15053 DNA harbors:
- a CDS encoding YcxB family protein — MATKHTEEVLKDFIKFSYKVKNPRTGLKLCLFAGCFIILTVAFRDIPSASWSCGIISALILLFVITRRYIAFTKLASVDDNYKNQSDIYFVFGQSGFDVENTEYQEVNNAKYGEISGSYKDDRNYFIAMNNEELYVLPFKDFNMGDAEAFEKFLESKTKTGVIPLKMPLKERIQLMNKMRKAAEAEQDRKIEERRKNKSEKKK, encoded by the coding sequence GTGGCAACGAAACATACAGAGGAGGTGCTGAAAGATTTCATAAAGTTTTCTTATAAAGTGAAAAATCCAAGAACAGGTCTTAAACTTTGTCTGTTTGCCGGCTGCTTTATCATATTGACTGTGGCATTTAGAGATATACCGTCAGCATCCTGGTCTTGTGGCATAATCAGTGCGCTGATCCTTCTCTTTGTGATAACGAGGCGGTATATCGCGTTTACAAAACTTGCGTCGGTGGATGATAATTATAAAAATCAATCGGATATTTATTTTGTATTTGGCCAAAGCGGATTTGATGTAGAGAATACGGAATATCAGGAAGTGAATAATGCCAAATATGGTGAGATATCAGGCAGCTACAAGGATGACAGAAATTATTTTATAGCAATGAACAATGAAGAATTATATGTTCTGCCATTTAAAGATTTCAATATGGGAGACGCCGAAGCATTTGAGAAGTTTTTGGAGAGTAAGACGAAAACAGGAGTGATACCATTAAAGATGCCTCTGAAAGAACGTATACAGCTCATGAACAAGATGAGAAAAGCAGCTGAGGCGGAACAGGACCGCAAGATCGAGGAACGGAGAAAGAATAAGTCAGAAAAAAAGAAATAG
- the prdA gene encoding D-proline reductase (dithiol) proprotein PrdA yields MSITAETAKEHAHDPAVLCCRAEAGVTIEAANLEDPAIFDDLVDSGLLNLDGALTIEQVLGAKLTKTCDSLCPLTADVVEGAKAPSAPAAEEAPAEEAPAAPAPVAPPVAGPAAGGTLKIHIGEGKDIDLEIPVGALGGGAAVAPLPAGAEAVAAGAAAPEAAGEEKVVRSLTRKHFTITEVKRGPETKIEGTTLYIREGIEADVIADQELVKDFKLEVITPDLYHTYSETIMDVQPIATKEGDDAVGEGVTRVLDGVVMMLTGVDEGGVQIGEFGSSEGYLDENIMWNRPSCPDKGEIFIKGNIVIQDKTNMERRGPMAAHTAFDLITQEIREVMKKLDESLVADTEELKQVRRPGKKKVVIVKEIMGQGAMHDNFILPVEPVGVLGARANVDLGNVPVCVSPLEVLDGCIHALTCIGPASKEMSRHYWREPLVLEALHDPEVDLCGVVFVGSPQINAEKFYVSRRVGMTVEAMDADGAFVTTEGFGNNHIDFASHIEQIGMRGTPVVGMSYCAVQGALVVGNKYMSYMVDNNKSEAGIENEILGNNTLCQEDAVRALAMLKAAMAGEDVKAAEKKWNPNVKSTNVELIEAAAGAKIDLVENEQALPMSQKRKEKYS; encoded by the coding sequence ATGTCAATCACAGCTGAAACAGCTAAAGAACATGCTCATGATCCTGCCGTATTATGTTGTAGAGCCGAAGCAGGCGTTACAATCGAAGCTGCTAATCTTGAAGATCCGGCGATCTTTGATGATTTGGTAGACTCAGGATTACTGAACCTGGATGGTGCATTGACCATCGAACAAGTTTTAGGAGCAAAACTTACAAAAACTTGTGATTCACTTTGCCCGCTTACAGCAGATGTAGTAGAAGGTGCAAAGGCTCCAAGTGCTCCGGCAGCAGAGGAAGCACCTGCAGAGGAAGCTCCGGCAGCTCCGGCACCGGTTGCACCACCTGTAGCAGGACCTGCAGCAGGCGGAACATTAAAGATCCACATTGGAGAAGGTAAAGATATCGACCTTGAGATTCCGGTAGGAGCTCTTGGCGGCGGCGCAGCAGTCGCTCCATTGCCGGCAGGCGCAGAAGCAGTTGCAGCAGGTGCAGCAGCACCGGAAGCAGCTGGGGAAGAAAAAGTTGTAAGAAGCTTAACAAGAAAACACTTCACTATCACAGAAGTTAAGAGAGGACCAGAGACAAAGATCGAGGGAACAACTCTTTACATCCGTGAAGGAATTGAAGCAGATGTTATTGCTGATCAGGAACTGGTTAAAGATTTCAAACTTGAAGTCATCACACCTGATTTATATCACACATATTCTGAGACGATCATGGACGTTCAGCCAATCGCTACAAAAGAAGGCGATGATGCAGTCGGCGAAGGCGTTACAAGAGTTCTTGACGGCGTTGTTATGATGCTGACAGGTGTTGACGAAGGCGGAGTTCAGATCGGTGAATTCGGTTCTTCTGAAGGATACCTTGATGAGAACATCATGTGGAACCGTCCAAGCTGCCCGGATAAAGGCGAGATCTTTATCAAAGGTAACATCGTGATTCAGGACAAAACGAACATGGAACGCCGTGGACCTATGGCTGCACATACAGCATTTGACCTTATCACTCAGGAGATCCGTGAAGTTATGAAGAAGCTTGACGAGAGCCTTGTAGCTGATACGGAAGAACTGAAGCAGGTTCGCCGTCCAGGCAAGAAAAAAGTCGTTATCGTTAAAGAGATCATGGGCCAGGGAGCTATGCATGATAACTTTATCCTTCCTGTAGAGCCTGTTGGTGTTCTTGGCGCAAGAGCTAACGTAGACTTAGGAAACGTTCCTGTATGCGTATCTCCGTTGGAGGTTCTTGACGGATGTATCCATGCGCTTACATGTATCGGACCTGCATCTAAAGAGATGTCCAGACATTACTGGAGAGAGCCGCTCGTTCTTGAAGCTCTTCATGATCCGGAAGTTGACCTTTGCGGCGTTGTATTCGTTGGAAGCCCGCAGATCAACGCTGAGAAGTTCTACGTATCCAGACGTGTTGGTATGACAGTAGAAGCTATGGACGCAGACGGAGCTTTCGTTACAACAGAAGGTTTCGGAAACAACCACATCGACTTCGCAAGCCATATCGAGCAGATTGGTATGAGAGGAACACCGGTTGTTGGTATGTCTTACTGTGCAGTACAGGGTGCGCTTGTTGTTGGTAACAAGTACATGAGCTACATGGTTGACAATAACAAATCAGAAGCTGGTATCGAGAATGAGATTCTTGGTAACAATACCCTTTGCCAGGAGGATGCTGTTCGTGCATTAGCTATGCTGAAAGCTGCTATGGCAGGAGAAGATGTTAAAGCTGCTGAGAAGAAATGGAATCCAAACGTTAAATCTACAAACGTTGAATTAATTGAAGCTGCCGCAGGCGCTAAGATCGACCTTGTTGAAAATGAGCAGGCCCTTCCGATGAGCCAGAAGCGTAAAGAAAAATACAGTTAA
- a CDS encoding selenium metabolism-associated LysR family transcriptional regulator gives MNLKQLEAFVQVAEGGSFSKAAKELYLTQPTVSAHISSLEKELNVRLFVRNTKEVSLSDDGRELYKYARQMIDLESQIEEKFGSSRKEKRQCITIAASTIPSQYLLPKVLIKFSEKYPEEQLKLIETDSSKVIAQIVDHLAEVGFTGTVLEKKHCKYIPFYKDELVIIAPNTEKYRQIKEEGGDDISWIRKEHVIMREEGSGTRKEAGKQLRRAGVELSDLDIIASIENQETIKKSVRQGMGISILSRLATADEAADGHLLVFPIPYADEGRNINLVYNKNYQLSRSAERFIRVVKSIYQGK, from the coding sequence ATGAATTTAAAACAGTTAGAGGCCTTTGTACAAGTGGCAGAAGGTGGGAGTTTTTCCAAGGCGGCAAAAGAATTGTACTTGACGCAGCCCACGGTCAGCGCGCATATATCTTCCCTGGAGAAGGAGCTGAATGTACGTCTGTTCGTAAGGAACACCAAGGAAGTGAGCCTGTCTGACGACGGCAGGGAGCTGTATAAATACGCCAGACAGATGATAGACCTGGAGAGCCAGATAGAGGAAAAATTCGGCTCCTCCCGGAAAGAAAAGAGACAGTGCATCACCATTGCGGCGTCCACGATCCCGTCTCAGTATCTTCTCCCGAAGGTGCTCATAAAATTCAGCGAGAAATATCCGGAAGAACAGCTAAAACTGATCGAGACGGACAGCAGCAAGGTTATAGCCCAGATCGTGGACCATCTGGCAGAGGTAGGCTTTACGGGAACCGTGCTGGAGAAAAAGCACTGCAAATATATACCGTTTTACAAAGACGAACTTGTCATAATAGCGCCGAACACAGAGAAATACAGACAGATAAAAGAAGAAGGCGGAGACGACATCTCATGGATCAGGAAGGAACACGTCATCATGCGTGAGGAAGGCTCTGGAACGCGCAAGGAGGCGGGAAAGCAGCTTCGGCGCGCCGGTGTGGAGTTGTCAGATCTGGATATTATCGCGAGTATTGAGAATCAGGAGACGATCAAGAAGTCTGTGCGCCAGGGGATGGGCATATCTATACTGTCCAGGCTTGCGACGGCAGATGAGGCTGCGGACGGACATCTGCTCGTATTCCCGATCCCTTATGCGGACGAAGGCCGCAATATCAACCTTGTATATAATAAAAATTATCAGCTGTCGCGTTCGGCGGAACGGTTTATCAGAGTGGTAAAATCTATATATCAGGGGAAATAA
- a CDS encoding DUF3343 domain-containing protein has product MRKKELKLVVTFHTTADAMAMEKACKENGVPGRIIPVPRAISAGCGLSWCADLTEREQIKAMMAKARIEEEDMHECMV; this is encoded by the coding sequence ATGAGAAAAAAAGAATTAAAACTGGTGGTTACATTCCACACAACGGCCGATGCGATGGCAATGGAAAAGGCATGCAAGGAAAACGGTGTCCCTGGACGGATCATTCCGGTCCCAAGGGCGATATCAGCAGGATGCGGCTTATCATGGTGTGCGGATCTTACCGAAAGGGAACAGATCAAAGCGATGATGGCAAAGGCCCGGATCGAAGAAGAAGATATGCACGAGTGCATGGTGTGA
- a CDS encoding aminotransferase class V-fold PLP-dependent enzyme has product MIYMDNAATTMQKPKEVLDAVLNAMSSMGNAGRGANEASLSASRIIYDTREKLCTLFHAEDPRQIVFTANSTESLNVALKGLLNPGDHVVTTMLEHNSVLRPLYELEEQGTELTIVKSSSLGTVEPEDIEAAVRPDTKLIVITNGSNLTGNYIDLMPIGDIARKHNVLFVVDASQTAGVFPIDVQEMKIDVLCFTGHKGLLGPQGTGGMYVREGLAVRPLKSGGSGVRTFSRTHPAEMPTALEAGTLNGHGIAGLNAALAYLEKEGIDNIRRREQELMRKFYDGVKDIPDVKVYGDYSAKERCAIVALNIGDYDSSEVSDELLTTYGISTRPGGHCAPLMHEALGTVEQGAVRFSFSHYNTDEEVDTAIAAIRELAED; this is encoded by the coding sequence ATGATATACATGGATAATGCAGCGACTACCATGCAGAAACCGAAGGAAGTGCTGGACGCGGTACTAAATGCGATGAGTTCAATGGGGAATGCGGGAAGAGGCGCCAATGAGGCATCTTTGAGCGCATCGAGGATCATATATGACACAAGAGAAAAATTATGTACTCTGTTTCACGCAGAGGACCCAAGGCAGATCGTCTTCACCGCCAACTCGACGGAAAGCCTGAACGTGGCCCTTAAAGGACTTTTAAATCCCGGAGACCATGTGGTGACGACGATGCTGGAGCACAATTCCGTACTTCGTCCGCTGTATGAGTTGGAGGAACAGGGAACGGAGCTTACAATTGTGAAAAGCAGCAGTCTCGGCACGGTGGAGCCGGAGGATATCGAGGCCGCAGTACGCCCGGATACAAAATTGATCGTCATAACAAACGGATCCAATCTCACCGGCAATTATATAGATCTAATGCCAATAGGCGATATCGCCAGGAAACACAACGTCCTGTTTGTCGTGGACGCCTCACAGACAGCAGGCGTATTCCCGATCGACGTGCAGGAGATGAAGATCGATGTCCTGTGCTTTACGGGTCATAAAGGGCTGTTGGGTCCGCAGGGGACCGGCGGCATGTATGTAAGGGAAGGGCTGGCGGTGCGTCCACTGAAGAGCGGCGGGAGCGGAGTGCGCACCTTCAGCAGGACGCATCCGGCTGAGATGCCGACAGCCCTGGAGGCAGGCACGCTGAATGGACACGGGATCGCGGGTCTGAATGCGGCGCTTGCTTATCTGGAAAAAGAAGGGATCGACAACATACGCAGACGCGAGCAGGAACTGATGCGGAAATTCTACGACGGTGTAAAAGATATCCCGGATGTAAAGGTATATGGCGATTACAGTGCAAAAGAGCGCTGCGCGATCGTGGCGCTCAACATCGGTGATTATGATTCTTCAGAAGTGAGTGATGAGCTTCTTACAACATATGGAATTTCAACAAGGCCAGGGGGGCATTGTGCTCCATTGATGCATGAGGCGCTCGGTACGGTGGAGCAGGGGGCTGTCAGATTCAGCTTTTCCCACTATAACACGGATGAAGAAGTGGATACCGCTATTGCGGCTATCCGGGAATTGGCGGAAGACTGA
- the yedE gene encoding YedE family putative selenium transporter — MNLSDSKKKLALAGVVCGLVAACLAYFGNPANMAFCIACFIRDTAGALGMHQAEVVQYARPEIIGLVLGAFIISAATKEYRSTAGSSPMTRFVLGLIIMTGSLVFLGCPLRMVIRMSAGDLNAWVALIGFILGVGSGVIALKKGFSLGRAHVTNKAAGTVLPVIMLGILILSVGTSLLKASVTGPGSMHAPLIASLIGGLVFGAFAQKSRMCFAGSIRDIILMKNFDLFSVIAGLFAVMLVFNIATGRFVFGFDTPGIIAHSEHLWNILGMYAVGFAAVLAGGCPLRQLILAGQGSSDSAVTVIGMLVGAAICHNFGLAASGTAVNAETGETVAGAVPFYGKVACIICIAACFVIAFTNKREEAK, encoded by the coding sequence ATGAATTTATCAGATTCAAAGAAAAAACTTGCACTTGCAGGAGTAGTGTGCGGACTTGTGGCGGCATGTCTGGCTTACTTCGGCAATCCGGCCAACATGGCATTTTGTATTGCCTGCTTTATCAGAGACACGGCAGGCGCGCTCGGAATGCATCAGGCAGAGGTTGTCCAGTATGCAAGACCGGAAATTATCGGACTTGTACTCGGCGCGTTCATCATTTCAGCAGCGACAAAGGAGTACCGTTCAACAGCGGGTTCTTCGCCGATGACACGGTTTGTACTTGGTCTTATTATTATGACAGGCTCCCTTGTATTTCTCGGCTGCCCTCTCCGTATGGTGATCCGTATGTCCGCGGGAGATCTTAACGCATGGGTAGCCCTGATAGGATTTATTCTCGGCGTTGGCTCCGGAGTCATCGCCTTAAAGAAGGGATTCAGTCTCGGAAGGGCGCACGTTACAAATAAGGCGGCCGGCACGGTTCTTCCTGTCATCATGCTTGGCATACTTATCCTCTCTGTCGGGACATCACTGCTGAAAGCGAGTGTGACGGGTCCGGGGAGTATGCATGCGCCGTTGATCGCCTCTTTGATCGGCGGTCTCGTTTTCGGCGCGTTTGCCCAGAAGTCCAGGATGTGCTTTGCGGGAAGTATCCGCGATATCATCCTGATGAAGAATTTTGACTTATTCAGCGTGATCGCAGGGCTGTTTGCAGTCATGCTCGTATTCAACATTGCGACGGGACGTTTTGTGTTTGGTTTTGATACGCCTGGAATTATCGCTCATTCAGAGCATTTATGGAATATTCTCGGAATGTATGCGGTTGGGTTTGCGGCAGTGCTCGCAGGAGGCTGTCCTCTGCGCCAGCTCATCCTGGCGGGGCAGGGGTCCTCTGATTCCGCTGTCACAGTGATCGGTATGCTTGTCGGCGCAGCGATCTGCCATAACTTTGGCCTTGCCGCAAGCGGCACGGCAGTGAACGCGGAGACAGGAGAGACCGTTGCGGGAGCAGTTCCGTTTTACGGAAAAGTGGCATGTATTATCTGCATTGCCGCATGCTTTGTCATTGCGTTTACAAACAAGCGGGAAGAAGCAAAATAA
- a CDS encoding proline racemase family protein, whose product MELKANVNFDRFEQALQVVDAHTVGEFCRVVIGGFPEPEGSTMIEKKKWMENNYDHVRTALMFEPRGHHDMFGAFLCEPVNKEADFGVMFMDTGGYLNMCGHCTIGAVTVAVEAGLVESKEGVNEVVLEAPAGLIRTEAVVKDGKVEHVTLTNVPAFVYKENLSVTIDGKEIPFTISFGGSFFALVDTTKIGIEEISPKTVPDITKLGMKLLDVINKEVPVKHPLLDIDTVDLVEFYGPTPNPDKATMRNVVIFGDAMADRSPCGTGTSAKLATLHHWGEIGVGEEFIYESFIGTTFKGVIKETTKVADYDAVIPMITGSCYLTGVATYLIDPTDPLKYGFQVG is encoded by the coding sequence ATGGAGTTAAAAGCAAATGTTAACTTCGATCGGTTTGAGCAGGCATTGCAGGTAGTTGACGCTCATACCGTCGGCGAGTTCTGCCGTGTAGTCATTGGAGGATTTCCGGAGCCGGAAGGCAGCACAATGATCGAAAAGAAAAAATGGATGGAGAACAACTATGACCATGTTCGTACAGCATTGATGTTCGAACCAAGAGGACATCACGACATGTTTGGGGCATTCCTGTGCGAGCCAGTCAACAAAGAAGCTGACTTTGGTGTAATGTTCATGGATACAGGCGGATATCTTAACATGTGCGGCCACTGTACGATCGGTGCTGTAACTGTTGCAGTTGAAGCAGGACTTGTAGAGTCCAAAGAAGGTGTGAACGAAGTTGTTCTCGAAGCACCTGCAGGACTCATCCGTACAGAAGCAGTTGTAAAAGACGGCAAAGTTGAGCACGTTACACTGACAAACGTACCGGCTTTCGTTTATAAAGAAAACCTCTCCGTTACGATCGACGGAAAAGAGATTCCATTTACGATCTCATTCGGCGGAAGCTTCTTTGCTTTGGTTGACACAACGAAGATCGGCATTGAGGAGATCAGCCCGAAGACTGTTCCTGACATCACAAAATTAGGAATGAAGCTTCTGGATGTTATCAATAAAGAGGTTCCGGTAAAACATCCTCTTCTTGACATTGATACCGTTGATTTGGTAGAGTTCTACGGACCGACGCCAAACCCGGACAAAGCAACGATGAGAAATGTCGTGATCTTCGGAGATGCTATGGCTGACCGCTCACCATGCGGAACAGGAACAAGCGCTAAGCTCGCTACTCTTCATCACTGGGGAGAGATCGGCGTAGGCGAGGAATTCATCTACGAAAGCTTTATCGGTACTACATTTAAGGGCGTTATCAAAGAGACGACAAAGGTTGCCGATTACGATGCAGTTATCCCGATGATCACAGGAAGCTGCTATCTGACAGGCGTTGCTACATATTTGATCGATCCTACAGATCCATTGAAATATGGTTTCCAGGTAGGCTAA
- the prdD gene encoding proline reductase cluster protein PrdD, translating to MAEEVKDLRRLVIKAFHMNDVEWGEHNDISVDGHMTVSKEMIDKLTAEEEHLEKIDIQIIKPGDHDRWTNTIMDIIPISTKVLGKLGEGITHTVTGVYVVLTGVDVNGKQCHEFGSSEGKLKEQLYLNRAGTPGDNDYIISFDVTLAAGMGQERPGPTAAHRACDKFIQTYRDKLKKFKGEKCTERHEYHDVVRPGKKRVLIVKQVAGQGAMYDTHLFAKEPSGVEGGRSIIDMGNMPVLVTPNEYRDGIIRSMQ from the coding sequence TTGGCTGAAGAAGTAAAAGACCTGAGACGTCTTGTGATCAAGGCATTTCATATGAATGACGTGGAGTGGGGAGAGCACAATGATATTTCGGTTGACGGTCATATGACAGTCAGTAAAGAAATGATTGATAAACTGACCGCGGAAGAAGAGCATCTTGAGAAAATTGATATTCAGATCATCAAGCCGGGCGATCATGACCGCTGGACAAATACGATCATGGATATCATACCTATTTCCACAAAAGTGCTCGGAAAGCTGGGAGAAGGGATCACCCACACTGTAACCGGTGTATATGTCGTGCTTACAGGTGTGGATGTCAATGGAAAACAGTGCCATGAGTTTGGCTCCTCAGAAGGAAAGCTGAAAGAGCAGCTCTATCTGAACCGTGCAGGGACTCCAGGCGACAATGATTACATAATTTCCTTTGATGTTACACTTGCCGCAGGCATGGGACAGGAGAGGCCGGGACCGACCGCCGCCCATCGCGCGTGCGATAAGTTTATACAGACATACCGCGATAAACTGAAAAAGTTCAAGGGCGAGAAGTGTACGGAACGCCACGAGTATCACGACGTGGTAAGGCCGGGCAAAAAACGTGTCCTGATCGTAAAGCAGGTTGCCGGACAGGGTGCTATGTACGATACACACTTGTTTGCGAAAGAACCTTCAGGAGTTGAAGGCGGACGTTCAATCATAGACATGGGTAATATGCCGGTACTTGTTACACCTAACGAGTACAGAGACGGAATTATCCGGTCCATGCAGTAG
- the prdC gene encoding proline reductase-associated electron transfer protein PrdC — MKEKDVMGNVQILLRQHVGAPCEAIVKAGDEVKKGTLIATPTGLGANIFSSVYGVVEEVADDRIIIKPDEEQKDEFVPIKEGTKLEMVKEAGIVGMGGAGFPTGVKIGTDLKGGYVLVNAAECEPGLRHNIQQIEEQTDITIRGLKYCMEVCNASKGIIAIKKKNEKAIQILREAIKEEDSITIHLLPDIYPMGEERAVVREALGKLLDPTQLPSAADAVVINCETLLRIAEAIELKKPCYSKNMTVIGKLNGGNEPHVFMDVPVGTSVGDMIEKAGGIDGTYGEIIMGGPFTGKSTTLEAPVTKTTGGIIVTVEFPDLHGANVGLLVCACGGSEDRMREICEKMNGKVVSVARCKQAIEPKPGAALKCENPGNCPGQAQKCLQFKKDGAEFIIIGNCSDCSNTVMGSAPKLKLKTFHQTDHVMRTIGHPLYRRLTVSKEVDQLPNGK; from the coding sequence ATAAAGGAGAAAGATGTCATGGGAAATGTGCAGATTTTATTACGTCAACATGTTGGTGCACCCTGTGAGGCAATCGTAAAGGCTGGGGATGAAGTAAAAAAAGGTACCTTGATTGCAACACCTACAGGTCTTGGCGCTAACATTTTTTCCAGTGTGTACGGTGTAGTGGAAGAAGTGGCGGATGATCGTATTATCATCAAGCCTGATGAAGAGCAGAAAGACGAGTTTGTACCTATTAAAGAAGGAACAAAGCTCGAGATGGTAAAAGAAGCTGGAATCGTTGGTATGGGCGGCGCCGGATTCCCGACAGGAGTCAAGATCGGAACAGACCTTAAAGGCGGATATGTGTTGGTGAATGCAGCAGAATGCGAGCCGGGACTTCGCCACAATATTCAGCAGATCGAGGAGCAGACTGATATTACGATCCGCGGACTGAAATACTGCATGGAAGTCTGTAACGCATCGAAAGGTATCATTGCCATCAAGAAGAAAAATGAGAAGGCAATACAGATATTAAGAGAAGCGATCAAAGAGGAAGACAGTATTACGATCCATCTTCTTCCCGATATCTACCCGATGGGAGAGGAAAGAGCGGTCGTAAGAGAGGCGCTTGGCAAGCTTCTGGATCCTACACAGCTTCCTTCAGCGGCAGACGCAGTCGTGATCAACTGCGAGACACTGCTTCGCATCGCTGAGGCGATCGAACTTAAGAAACCTTGCTACAGCAAGAATATGACGGTTATCGGCAAGCTGAACGGTGGCAATGAGCCACACGTATTTATGGACGTTCCGGTTGGAACAAGCGTAGGCGATATGATCGAGAAGGCCGGCGGAATTGACGGTACATATGGCGAGATCATTATGGGCGGACCATTTACAGGAAAGTCCACTACATTAGAGGCTCCTGTTACAAAGACGACAGGCGGCATCATCGTAACAGTTGAATTTCCGGATTTACACGGCGCTAACGTGGGTCTGTTGGTATGTGCCTGCGGCGGCAGCGAAGACCGCATGCGTGAAATCTGTGAAAAGATGAATGGAAAGGTTGTTTCTGTGGCAAGATGTAAGCAGGCGATCGAACCTAAGCCGGGAGCAGCGCTTAAGTGCGAAAATCCTGGTAACTGTCCTGGCCAGGCACAGAAGTGTCTCCAGTTCAAGAAAGACGGAGCGGAATTCATCATCATCGGCAACTGCTCAGACTGCTCTAACACAGTTATGGGATCTGCGCCGAAGCTGAAACTGAAAACATTCCATCAGACAGACCACGTCATGAGAACGATCGGTCATCCGTTATACAGGAGACTCACAGTTTCTAAAGAAGTAGACCAGCTCCCCAACGGGAAATAA
- a CDS encoding CBO2463/CBO2479 domain-containing protein, with protein sequence MNNERLNYGDKVIYMEGVIVDIDDCSISVDLKGRLGFFKAPKRMFICDYELKVGQEVGWNMSFPEQLGEEVNDKYISNIEKERRKQEEMRQRMDNKEA encoded by the coding sequence ATGAACAATGAACGTTTGAATTATGGTGATAAAGTCATTTACATGGAAGGTGTGATCGTGGATATCGACGATTGCAGCATCAGCGTCGATCTGAAAGGACGCCTCGGGTTCTTTAAAGCGCCGAAAAGAATGTTTATCTGCGACTATGAGCTGAAAGTAGGTCAGGAAGTCGGATGGAACATGAGTTTTCCGGAACAGCTTGGGGAAGAAGTAAATGACAAATATATCAGCAACATTGAAAAAGAACGACGCAAACAAGAAGAAATGCGCCAACGTATGGATAATAAGGAGGCTTAA
- a CDS encoding sulfurtransferase TusA family protein → MKEVDARGLSCPEPLMLTADALKDAKEAVKVLVTEPHQKMNVEKYAKEHGKSAVSTEREGFFEVVIE, encoded by the coding sequence ATGAAAGAAGTAGATGCAAGAGGTCTTTCCTGCCCGGAGCCGCTCATGCTGACGGCAGACGCACTTAAAGACGCCAAAGAGGCGGTGAAGGTTCTTGTCACGGAACCACATCAGAAGATGAACGTAGAAAAATATGCGAAAGAGCATGGAAAGTCTGCGGTGTCAACGGAAAGAGAAGGATTTTTTGAAGTGGTGATCGAATAG
- a CDS encoding glycine/sarcosine/betaine reductase component B subunit has protein sequence MGIGPSTKETSLHHFRDPLLDVVSNDTDLDLMGIIIVGTPDDNEDKMLVGTRTAVWAEAMRADGVIISSDGWGNSDVDYTNTCEQLGTRGIAVTGLNFSGTVAQFVVVNDYLDGIVDINKSADGTETNVVGENNMVELDCKKATALLKLKMRKNESR, from the coding sequence ATGGGAATAGGACCATCAACAAAAGAAACATCATTACATCACTTCAGAGACCCGTTGCTGGATGTCGTATCCAATGATACCGATCTGGATCTGATGGGGATCATCATCGTGGGAACACCGGATGATAATGAGGATAAGATGCTTGTGGGCACAAGAACTGCCGTGTGGGCAGAAGCGATGCGCGCAGACGGAGTTATCATATCATCGGACGGATGGGGCAACAGCGATGTCGACTATACAAACACATGCGAGCAGCTTGGAACACGCGGTATCGCAGTGACAGGACTTAACTTCAGCGGAACGGTAGCCCAGTTTGTCGTAGTGAATGATTATCTGGATGGGATCGTAGATATCAACAAGAGCGCAGACGGGACAGAGACAAATGTTGTCGGGGAAAACAACATGGTAGAGCTGGACTGTAAAAAAGCGACGGCGCTGCTCAAGCTGAAAATGCGCAAAAATGAATCTAGGTAG